The following proteins are co-located in the Rheinheimera salexigens genome:
- a CDS encoding DNA-deoxyinosine glycosylase produces the protein MANLTELQRLQGLAAVSSSQVTILVLGSMPGAVSLQLQQYYAHPRNSFWPIMASLAKISLDLPYQQRLQALNHAGIALWDVIGFCQRQGSLDSAIKNEQVNDFAAFFANHSQLQIIAFNGAKAAQSFNRYVLPLKIVPQHIRLITLPSTSPAHAALSTKQKLKQWQVLADYLLS, from the coding sequence TTGGCTAATCTAACTGAGTTACAACGGCTGCAAGGTCTAGCAGCCGTTAGTTCTAGCCAAGTAACAATATTAGTTTTAGGTAGTATGCCAGGTGCAGTTTCGCTGCAACTGCAACAATATTATGCCCACCCGCGCAATAGCTTTTGGCCTATAATGGCCAGTTTAGCCAAGATCTCATTAGACTTACCGTATCAGCAGCGTTTACAGGCTTTAAACCATGCCGGCATTGCGCTGTGGGATGTTATTGGTTTTTGCCAACGTCAAGGTAGTTTAGACAGTGCCATTAAAAACGAACAAGTTAATGACTTCGCGGCGTTCTTTGCTAACCACTCGCAGTTACAAATTATCGCTTTTAATGGCGCCAAAGCAGCACAGAGTTTTAACCGTTATGTGCTGCCCTTAAAAATAGTGCCACAGCATATAAGGTTAATAACCTTGCCATCCACTAGTCCTGCTCATGCCGCATTATCAACAAAGCAAAAACTCAAACAATGGCAAGTATTAGCGGATTATTTACTCAGTTAA
- a CDS encoding cystathionine beta-lyase has protein sequence MKKPTQLIHAGRDKAYTGYAVNPPLVRASTIVFDTFAELKHAAAHAGDRVPFYGRRGTDTHFALQAAMCELEGGAGCALYPCGSAAVSGALLAFLTAGDHVLMVDSVYEPTRALCDKVLKSLGIDTEYYDPLIGANIADLIKPNTRVIFLESPGSLTFEVQDIPAICAVAKQHNIVTILDNTWASPILCQPFALGVDVSIQAATKYIVGHSDIMLGTATANEQHWPQLRDHSYLLGYCASADDAYTALRGLRTLGVRLQQHEKSALAVVDWLLQRPEVAQIYHPALPSHPGHAIFKRDFSGSNGLFSFALKQGNQKQIAAFVEGMQHFKMGFSWGGYESLITATMQLQSQRTATTWPQQGPLLRLHIGLEHVDDLIADLAQAFVRYNSVA, from the coding sequence ATGAAAAAACCAACCCAATTAATTCATGCTGGCCGAGATAAAGCCTATACCGGTTATGCGGTAAATCCGCCACTAGTGCGGGCATCGACTATCGTATTTGATACCTTTGCTGAACTTAAACATGCCGCAGCACATGCTGGAGATAGAGTGCCATTTTATGGTCGCCGAGGCACTGATACTCATTTCGCGTTACAAGCGGCGATGTGTGAGCTAGAGGGCGGTGCGGGTTGTGCGCTTTACCCATGCGGATCCGCGGCCGTCAGTGGGGCATTATTGGCTTTTTTAACGGCAGGTGATCATGTTTTAATGGTTGATAGTGTGTATGAACCCACCCGAGCTTTATGTGACAAAGTACTTAAATCATTAGGCATTGATACTGAATATTATGATCCACTAATTGGCGCTAATATTGCCGACTTAATTAAACCGAATACCCGAGTGATATTTCTCGAGTCGCCAGGTTCATTAACGTTTGAAGTACAAGATATTCCGGCCATTTGTGCGGTTGCTAAACAACATAATATTGTTACCATTTTAGATAATACTTGGGCCTCTCCTATTTTATGTCAGCCTTTTGCGCTGGGCGTAGATGTGTCAATTCAAGCGGCGACAAAATACATAGTAGGCCATTCCGATATAATGCTCGGTACGGCGACAGCTAACGAGCAACATTGGCCACAGCTTAGAGATCATAGTTATTTACTGGGTTATTGTGCCTCTGCTGATGATGCCTATACCGCCTTAAGGGGGTTACGTACCTTAGGCGTGCGTTTGCAGCAGCATGAAAAAAGCGCATTAGCTGTGGTTGATTGGCTATTGCAGCGGCCAGAGGTGGCGCAAATATATCACCCTGCATTGCCTAGTCACCCGGGGCATGCCATTTTTAAGCGCGATTTTAGCGGCAGTAATGGTTTATTTTCGTTTGCATTAAAGCAAGGTAATCAAAAGCAAATTGCTGCGTTTGTTGAAGGCATGCAACATTTTAAAATGGGTTTTTCATGGGGCGGTTATGAAAGTTTAATTACCGCCACTATGCAGCTGCAAAGCCAGCGAACAGCCACAACTTGGCCACAGCAAGGGCCCTTATTACGCTTACACATTGGTTTAGAGCATGTCGATGATCTGATTGCCGATTTGGCGCAGGCTTTTGTTCGTTATAACTCTGTTGCTTGA
- a CDS encoding acyl-CoA thioesterase, translating into MGHTLEVQTGFSKVGSKSTVNHQAIYIADSDKLAAAADITFVCLDQKTGKAVPIDGELKSRLELHLTE; encoded by the coding sequence ATGGGTCATACCCTTGAAGTACAAACCGGCTTTAGTAAAGTTGGTAGTAAAAGCACTGTCAATCATCAGGCTATTTATATAGCAGACAGCGACAAACTGGCGGCCGCCGCTGATATTACTTTTGTTTGTTTAGATCAAAAAACCGGTAAAGCCGTGCCGATTGATGGCGAACTAAAATCACGGTTAGAACTGCATTTAACTGAGTAA
- the fre gene encoding NAD(P)H-flavin reductase: protein MTIIACTIDAIEPLTPTVNRVLLTPLTPISYQSGQYLQLCLSEEDKRPFSIASHEGSLQIELHIGAAETDQYSSQALAHLQQLFAAKQPVLTEIGLGEAQLRTDSVRPLILLAGGTGFSYIYSIAQTLAKQNIQRPVSAYWGVRDVEALYHHPEMQQWASSNQHFKFIPVVQNPTADWAGRTGLVHQAVLDDFASLADYDIYIAGPFAMAGVVREAFLQHGAERENMFCDAFAYI, encoded by the coding sequence ATGACCATTATTGCCTGTACTATTGACGCTATTGAACCCTTAACCCCTACGGTGAATCGCGTATTATTAACGCCGTTGACACCTATTAGCTATCAAAGCGGTCAGTATTTACAACTATGTTTAAGCGAAGAAGATAAACGGCCTTTTTCTATTGCTAGCCATGAAGGTAGCCTGCAAATAGAGTTACATATTGGCGCGGCAGAAACCGATCAATACTCAAGCCAAGCTTTAGCTCATTTACAACAGCTATTTGCAGCCAAGCAACCGGTGTTAACAGAAATTGGCTTAGGTGAAGCACAACTGCGTACCGACAGTGTACGGCCGCTTATTTTATTAGCGGGCGGAACCGGCTTCTCTTATATTTACAGCATTGCCCAAACCTTGGCTAAACAGAATATTCAGCGCCCCGTTTCTGCTTATTGGGGTGTGCGGGATGTCGAAGCGCTTTATCATCATCCAGAAATGCAACAGTGGGCCAGTAGTAATCAGCACTTTAAGTTTATTCCAGTAGTACAAAACCCAACCGCAGACTGGGCAGGCAGAACCGGCTTAGTCCATCAAGCGGTACTTGATGACTTTGCATCTTTAGCTGACTACGACATTTATATCGCCGGTCCTTTTGCCATGGCCGGTGTAGTACGCGAAGCCTTTTTACAGCATGGTGCAGAGCGCGAAAATATGTTTTGTGATGCTTTTGCTTATATTTAA
- the ubiD gene encoding 4-hydroxy-3-polyprenylbenzoate decarboxylase, whose amino-acid sequence MKYKDLRDFIAQLEKRGELVRVTAEVDPVLEMTEIADRTLRAGGPAILFENPKGYSTPVLANLFGTTHRVALGMGQEDVSALREVGKLLAFLKEPEPPKGLKDAFSKLPLFKQVLNMSPKQVKKAPCQDVILTGDQVDLTKLPIMTCWPGDVAPLITWGLTVTKGPHKERQNLGIYRQQLLGKNKLIMRWLSHRGGALDFYEFKKANPGQNYPVSVALGADPATILGAVTPVPDNLSEYGFAGLLRGDNTEVVKCISNDLQVPASAEYILEGYIDPTEMAPEGPYGDHTGYYNEVDDFPVFTVTHITQRKDPIYHSTYTGRPPDEPAILGVALNEVFVPILQKQFPEITDFYLPPEGCSYRLAVVTMKKQYPGHAKRVMMGVWSYLRQFMYTKFVIVCDDDINARDWQDVIWAITTRMDPARDTTLVENTPIDYLDFASPVSGLGSKMGMDATNKWPGETDREWGEPIVMDPAVKQRIDDIWSTLGITLPPQP is encoded by the coding sequence ATGAAATATAAAGATTTACGTGATTTTATTGCCCAATTAGAAAAGCGCGGCGAATTAGTTCGAGTGACTGCTGAAGTTGATCCGGTATTAGAAATGACCGAAATAGCCGATCGTACTTTGCGTGCTGGTGGTCCCGCCATTTTATTTGAAAATCCAAAAGGCTACAGCACTCCAGTATTAGCCAACTTATTTGGTACCACCCATCGGGTTGCTTTAGGTATGGGCCAAGAAGATGTCTCGGCTTTGCGTGAAGTGGGCAAATTGCTGGCCTTTTTAAAAGAGCCCGAGCCACCAAAAGGCTTAAAAGACGCATTTAGTAAACTGCCGCTATTTAAGCAAGTGCTTAATATGTCGCCAAAACAAGTTAAAAAAGCACCTTGCCAAGACGTTATCTTAACCGGTGACCAAGTTGATTTAACCAAACTGCCTATTATGACTTGCTGGCCAGGTGATGTAGCACCGTTAATTACTTGGGGCTTAACTGTTACCAAAGGCCCACATAAAGAACGGCAGAATTTAGGTATTTACCGCCAGCAGTTACTGGGTAAAAACAAATTAATAATGCGCTGGTTATCGCATCGTGGTGGTGCGCTCGATTTTTACGAATTCAAAAAAGCCAATCCAGGACAAAACTATCCGGTTTCGGTGGCACTAGGTGCAGACCCTGCCACGATTTTAGGGGCGGTAACGCCAGTGCCCGATAACCTTTCTGAATATGGCTTTGCTGGCTTATTACGTGGTGATAACACGGAAGTGGTTAAATGTATTAGTAACGACTTACAAGTGCCTGCCAGTGCTGAATATATTTTAGAGGGTTATATTGACCCGACAGAAATGGCACCAGAAGGCCCTTATGGCGATCATACTGGTTATTATAACGAAGTAGATGACTTCCCTGTATTTACCGTTACCCATATTACCCAGCGTAAAGATCCGATTTATCACAGTACTTATACCGGACGGCCGCCAGATGAACCGGCTATTTTAGGTGTGGCACTAAACGAAGTATTTGTGCCTATTTTACAAAAACAATTTCCAGAAATAACTGACTTTTACTTGCCACCTGAGGGCTGCTCGTATCGGTTAGCCGTAGTAACCATGAAGAAGCAATATCCTGGGCATGCGAAACGAGTAATGATGGGCGTATGGTCTTACTTACGTCAATTTATGTATACCAAGTTTGTGATTGTTTGTGATGACGATATTAACGCCCGTGATTGGCAAGATGTTATTTGGGCCATTACCACCCGGATGGATCCTGCCCGCGATACCACGCTAGTAGAAAATACCCCGATTGATTATTTAGATTTTGCATCACCGGTATCGGGCTTAGGCTCTAAAATGGGTATGGATGCTACCAATAAATGGCCGGGTGAAACCGATCGGGAATGGGGTGAGCCTATTGTTATGGATCCGGCGGTCAAACAGCGTATTGATGATATTTGGTCTACGCTAGGCATTACGCTACCACCACAACCGTAA
- a CDS encoding TonB-dependent receptor plug domain-containing protein, with protein sequence MNHKASYLASSVSLAIALTAPTAFAQQTNEADVEKISVIGSRLSVRSATESTAPVDIIGSAELQATGMTETARALQFLVPSFNFPTSSITDGSDAVRPASLRGLSPDHTLVLINGKRRHGSALVHLNGTMGRGSSNVDLNAIPMSAIKRIEILRDGAAAQYGSDAIAGVINLVLNDNVSGGQISLNGGQTFDGDGEQYKISSSQGIRIGQDGFVNISAEYHHKNKTNRAGLDPRQQYADIDGQPDPREATANRLNHSVGDASFENLAVMVNAGYQLADGEIYAFADLSQRKTKSGAFFRRPLDARNVPEIYPDGFLPEIAPETNDHAITLGYKFELADWQLDLSANTGASRYQYYVNNSLNASLGPTSPTSANAGGMRNNEQNLNLDASKLFAFVNESDLVLSGGIAYRKNNYKIFQGDEVSYANYGYQGKSGGMQGFGGFTPESTVDESRNNVGVYVEVENQLTEQFNWAAAVRQERYSDFGSNTSWKLAGRYALTPEWAVRSTINSGFRAPSVQQLYFSNLSTLFVADADTGILSPVESGTFNNTSPVVKALGQGELKPEESQSVSLGVTYQGDNGVTFTLDSYRIDIDDRIILTGSVSRSNPVIDALLGDNAAQSVRFFTNAVDSRTQGVEAVVAYQLPLTEYGDVKLSFSAQYNDTEIKQIKVPALLGGLEQALFDDVEKTRLTSANPKNSFSAGITHSYGDFTTNLRINRFGAYTLGYATGNYEYSAKTVADVSVNYAFNKQLDFTVGVNNLFDTYPDEQPAVNQFNGIFKYPNTNAPFGFNGGYYFAEARYSF encoded by the coding sequence ATGAACCATAAAGCTTCTTACTTAGCGTCTAGTGTAAGTTTAGCCATCGCGCTAACCGCCCCTACCGCCTTCGCTCAGCAGACTAATGAAGCTGACGTGGAAAAAATTTCGGTGATTGGTAGCCGCTTATCTGTGCGCTCTGCAACAGAAAGCACCGCACCGGTAGACATTATTGGCAGTGCCGAGCTACAAGCAACCGGGATGACAGAAACCGCGCGCGCACTGCAGTTTTTAGTGCCCAGCTTTAACTTCCCTACCTCGTCAATAACTGACGGTAGTGACGCGGTACGGCCAGCCAGCTTACGCGGCCTATCACCAGATCACACTTTAGTCTTAATTAACGGTAAGCGCCGACATGGCTCTGCATTAGTCCATTTAAATGGCACTATGGGCCGGGGCAGCTCTAACGTTGATTTAAATGCCATCCCCATGAGTGCGATTAAACGCATTGAAATACTGCGTGATGGTGCAGCCGCTCAGTATGGCTCTGATGCCATAGCGGGCGTGATTAATTTAGTTTTAAACGATAATGTTTCCGGTGGTCAAATTAGCCTGAATGGCGGCCAAACTTTCGATGGTGACGGCGAGCAATATAAAATTAGCAGCAGTCAAGGTATTCGCATTGGCCAAGATGGCTTTGTTAATATTAGTGCAGAATATCATCACAAAAATAAAACCAATCGCGCCGGCTTAGATCCAAGACAGCAATACGCCGATATTGATGGCCAGCCCGATCCGCGTGAAGCTACAGCAAATCGTTTAAATCACAGTGTCGGCGATGCCTCTTTTGAAAACTTAGCGGTTATGGTTAATGCCGGTTATCAATTAGCAGACGGCGAGATCTATGCCTTTGCAGATCTATCGCAACGTAAAACTAAATCAGGTGCTTTTTTCCGCCGACCATTAGATGCTCGCAACGTGCCAGAAATTTATCCGGATGGCTTTTTACCCGAAATTGCGCCTGAAACCAATGATCATGCCATCACTTTAGGTTATAAATTCGAACTAGCAGATTGGCAATTAGATTTATCGGCCAATACTGGCGCCAGTCGCTATCAGTACTATGTTAATAACTCTCTAAATGCTTCACTTGGCCCAACCAGCCCTACTAGCGCGAATGCTGGTGGTATGAGAAACAATGAGCAAAATCTTAATCTAGATGCTAGTAAGCTGTTTGCCTTTGTTAATGAGTCTGACTTAGTGTTGTCTGGTGGTATTGCCTACCGTAAAAACAATTATAAAATTTTCCAAGGCGATGAAGTCTCCTATGCTAATTATGGCTATCAAGGTAAATCGGGTGGAATGCAAGGCTTTGGTGGTTTTACTCCAGAATCAACAGTAGACGAATCTCGCAATAACGTCGGCGTGTATGTTGAAGTTGAAAACCAACTAACAGAACAATTTAATTGGGCAGCAGCAGTACGCCAAGAGCGTTATTCTGATTTTGGTAGCAATACCAGTTGGAAGCTAGCAGGTCGTTATGCATTAACGCCGGAATGGGCGGTTCGTAGCACTATTAACAGTGGCTTTAGAGCGCCAAGCGTACAGCAGTTATATTTCTCTAACTTGTCTACGTTGTTTGTTGCCGATGCCGATACCGGTATATTAAGCCCTGTAGAATCAGGCACTTTTAATAACACTTCGCCAGTGGTTAAAGCATTAGGCCAAGGTGAGCTAAAACCTGAAGAGTCGCAAAGTGTTAGTTTAGGTGTGACCTATCAAGGCGATAATGGTGTGACCTTTACCTTAGATAGTTATCGCATTGATATTGATGATCGGATTATTTTAACCGGCAGTGTTAGCCGCTCTAACCCAGTAATCGACGCTTTACTTGGCGATAACGCGGCGCAATCAGTACGCTTTTTCACTAACGCAGTAGATAGCCGTACCCAAGGTGTCGAAGCCGTAGTGGCCTATCAATTGCCACTAACTGAATATGGTGATGTGAAGTTAAGTTTTTCGGCCCAATATAATGATACCGAAATTAAGCAGATTAAAGTGCCCGCGTTATTAGGTGGTTTAGAACAAGCGCTATTTGATGATGTTGAGAAAACTCGCTTAACTAGCGCCAACCCTAAAAATAGTTTTAGCGCCGGCATTACCCACAGTTATGGTGACTTTACCACTAACCTACGGATTAACCGCTTTGGTGCTTATACCCTAGGTTATGCCACCGGTAATTATGAATACAGTGCCAAAACCGTCGCGGATGTATCTGTTAACTATGCCTTTAATAAGCAATTAGACTTTACCGTTGGTGTAAACAACTTATTTGACACTTATCCAGATGAGCAGCCAGCAGTAAATCAGTTTAATGGTATTTTTAAGTATCCCAATACTAACGCACCTTTTGGTTTTAATGGCGGTTACTACTTTGCAGAAGCGCGTTATTCATTTTAA
- a CDS encoding alpha/beta fold hydrolase, which translates to MNKFSQLIQPGFIKVAGTLRPLAFNAFTLWAGSLLLLTGCEPPSARQQAIENYSTDKHQSQYVNFVNDDPETLNTEQLYNRALTLWGDEYTELRIATSFGVAQVVVSGPTDGYPLILLHGMNTNSTMWYPNVPWLAQHYKVYAIDYLLGNGKSESKKAVDDVAQVLAWYNEIFDALALNQFALVGASQGGWFATQIALNEPAKVEQLVLLSPAQTFGWIKPSLDVLKSVYFSLNPKRSELRAMLQTMSTNVDNIDQLYIDQFYRYSTTNKSLPNLLTQMTPFDDDIFRRLAMPTLVLIGDEDIINSPESLEQAQRVLPCVETAIIANAGHFLSVDNAHSVNERVHRFISARRKNDGCKKAG; encoded by the coding sequence TTGAATAAATTTTCGCAGTTGATCCAACCCGGATTTATAAAAGTGGCCGGCACATTACGGCCATTAGCATTTAACGCTTTTACCCTGTGGGCGGGCTCGTTATTACTGCTAACGGGGTGTGAGCCACCATCTGCACGCCAACAAGCGATAGAAAATTATTCAACCGACAAACATCAGAGCCAATACGTCAACTTCGTGAATGATGATCCTGAAACCCTTAATACAGAACAGCTCTATAATCGTGCGCTTACTCTTTGGGGTGACGAATATACAGAGCTTCGTATAGCGACATCATTTGGGGTAGCGCAAGTTGTAGTTTCCGGCCCTACCGATGGTTATCCACTTATTCTGCTGCATGGTATGAACACAAACTCTACGATGTGGTACCCAAATGTGCCTTGGCTAGCGCAACATTATAAGGTTTATGCCATTGATTACCTATTGGGCAACGGAAAGTCTGAATCTAAGAAAGCTGTTGATGACGTTGCGCAAGTTCTTGCTTGGTATAATGAAATATTTGATGCACTAGCGCTGAACCAGTTTGCCCTAGTTGGCGCGTCACAAGGTGGATGGTTTGCTACCCAAATTGCCCTAAATGAGCCAGCTAAAGTTGAACAGTTAGTGTTACTAAGCCCGGCTCAAACTTTTGGCTGGATAAAGCCGAGCTTAGATGTTCTTAAAAGTGTGTATTTTTCGCTTAACCCCAAAAGAAGTGAGCTTAGGGCCATGTTGCAAACCATGTCGACCAACGTTGATAACATTGATCAGCTATATATTGACCAGTTTTATCGCTATTCAACGACTAATAAGTCGTTGCCAAACTTGTTGACCCAAATGACTCCCTTTGATGATGACATATTCCGTCGTTTGGCTATGCCAACTTTGGTGCTAATTGGCGATGAGGATATTATTAATTCGCCGGAAAGTTTAGAGCAGGCGCAGCGGGTTTTACCCTGCGTTGAAACGGCTATTATTGCTAATGCTGGACACTTCCTTAGTGTTGATAATGCTCACAGTGTGAATGAGCGAGTGCATCGGTTTATCAGTGCGAGAAGAAAGAATGACGGTTGCAAGAAGGCAGGATAA
- a CDS encoding acyl-CoA thioesterase — protein sequence MTHKTLIKVRGYHLDVYQHVNNARYLEFLEEARWSYLEDHGDVAWFAEQKLAWVIVNININYRDAATMGHTLEVQTRFSKIGSKSAVIHQAIYIAGTDKLVADADITFVCLDQKTGKAVPIVGELKSRLEHHIAN from the coding sequence ATGACACATAAAACCCTGATTAAAGTACGTGGCTATCATTTAGATGTCTACCAACATGTTAATAACGCTCGCTATTTAGAATTTTTAGAAGAGGCTCGTTGGAGTTATTTAGAGGACCATGGCGATGTCGCTTGGTTTGCCGAGCAAAAGCTAGCATGGGTAATTGTTAATATTAATATCAATTATCGTGACGCCGCCACTATGGGCCATACTCTTGAAGTGCAAACCCGCTTTAGTAAAATAGGTAGTAAAAGTGCGGTCATTCATCAAGCTATTTATATTGCTGGCACAGATAAATTAGTGGCTGATGCTGATATTACTTTTGTTTGTTTAGATCAAAAAACCGGTAAAGCCGTGCCGATTGTTGGCGAGCTTAAGTCACGGTTAGAACATCATATAGCCAACTAA
- a CDS encoding heme biosynthesis HemY N-terminal domain-containing protein codes for MIKLLLLIVALVAAMLLGPMLVNNPGYIKIIVAGYIVEMTVLGLMIALVLLSLAIWILGILIRKLFHVQHVSFNFFRWRRQRKAQDAYALGLQAFAKQQWPLAADLLGKATADSFMHTEKHLLGAYAEFYAGNMPQAEQHAEALTADDNTKRFLQADLLLRQAEPAKACAVLNDYVTADTSDKGLAQLYVYALQQAGQWQTLLQLVPAILKQKWFDKQQWRQLRFTIYPMAIHQLSQSEGFDAEADYWQALPSKERKSTAAAIGKAWALAQNGQSENAEKELVAHLSLDQLPLALPYIRQIPLGTSVLKLRKQAQHWLRDHDSNGYIYGLLAYLAEQEGEKAHASVAWQKAIQYEPSLG; via the coding sequence ATGATTAAGTTGTTATTACTTATCGTAGCATTAGTGGCGGCAATGCTGCTTGGGCCTATGTTAGTTAATAATCCCGGCTATATTAAAATTATTGTAGCGGGCTATATAGTTGAAATGACAGTGCTGGGGCTAATGATTGCTTTAGTGCTACTCAGCTTAGCTATTTGGATCTTGGGTATCCTTATTCGTAAGCTGTTTCATGTTCAGCATGTATCGTTTAACTTTTTTCGCTGGCGCCGGCAACGTAAAGCACAAGACGCTTATGCGTTAGGTTTGCAAGCATTTGCTAAGCAACAATGGCCGCTAGCAGCCGATCTACTGGGTAAAGCAACAGCCGATAGTTTTATGCACACTGAAAAGCATTTACTGGGCGCCTATGCCGAGTTTTATGCCGGTAATATGCCACAGGCAGAGCAACATGCCGAAGCATTAACCGCTGATGACAATACTAAACGTTTTTTACAAGCTGATCTGTTATTGCGCCAAGCCGAGCCTGCTAAAGCCTGTGCGGTACTTAATGATTATGTTACTGCTGATACCAGCGATAAAGGTTTAGCGCAACTGTATGTCTATGCGTTACAACAAGCTGGACAATGGCAAACCTTATTGCAATTAGTGCCGGCGATATTAAAACAAAAGTGGTTTGATAAGCAGCAATGGCGGCAATTACGTTTTACTATTTACCCGATGGCAATTCATCAATTAAGCCAAAGCGAAGGCTTTGATGCCGAGGCAGATTATTGGCAAGCTCTGCCTAGTAAAGAACGTAAATCAACGGCAGCGGCTATTGGTAAAGCGTGGGCGTTAGCCCAAAATGGCCAATCTGAAAACGCCGAAAAAGAGCTAGTTGCTCACTTGTCGCTAGACCAATTGCCTTTAGCTTTACCCTACATACGGCAAATACCGCTAGGCACATCGGTGTTAAAGCTGCGTAAGCAAGCGCAGCATTGGCTACGTGATCATGATAGTAATGGTTATATCTATGGTCTGTTAGCTTATTTAGCCGAACAAGAAGGCGAGAAAGCGCATGCGAGTGTTGCGTGGCAAAAAGCCATTCAATATGAGCCATCGCTTGGCTAA
- a CDS encoding uroporphyrinogen-III C-methyltransferase yields the protein MNETVVRASEADEPLKNLKQKMDDEQQQASEKKPSQGIALFSLLLIILLAAAIAVAGYWLWPQWQTLQQQSADMQQLQQRVTAQSEQQQTTEQQLLNSLSAQQSTQLRQLEQQLANAEQKLTLAQQQTATEQQIQIQALRQQVQTRDSAPPRHWLLAETEYLLQLAAKKVWLEYDFTTAISLLKTAQEKLTKLDDPSLVLVRQAITQDMEQLNQLPKTDLTAVHLQLQQARKNTDLLPLKQQETAATIVTKPNAGLKQWRQTLHYYWQQAWSNLFTVRSAVPEDYFSLSSEQQLILRSSLSQQLLLAELAALEQNGSVYAASIQQAAEQLQRYFDPASAEVAQLQQQLAQLASVEVNKPELKALLSVGQMQQYQQQLEESSL from the coding sequence ATGAATGAAACCGTCGTTAGAGCCAGTGAGGCCGATGAGCCACTGAAAAATCTGAAGCAAAAGATGGACGATGAACAACAGCAAGCCAGTGAGAAAAAGCCGAGTCAGGGCATAGCGTTATTTAGTTTACTGCTCATTATATTACTTGCCGCCGCTATTGCTGTAGCAGGTTATTGGTTATGGCCACAATGGCAAACGCTACAACAACAGTCTGCCGATATGCAGCAATTGCAACAGCGTGTTACAGCGCAATCTGAGCAGCAGCAAACTACCGAGCAGCAATTACTAAATAGCTTATCTGCGCAACAATCCACTCAATTACGTCAGTTAGAGCAGCAACTGGCTAATGCCGAGCAAAAGCTAACATTAGCCCAACAGCAAACGGCTACTGAGCAGCAAATACAAATTCAAGCATTACGCCAGCAAGTACAAACACGAGACAGTGCACCACCAAGACATTGGCTACTGGCGGAAACCGAATACTTATTACAATTAGCGGCTAAAAAAGTCTGGCTGGAATATGATTTCACGACGGCTATTTCTTTACTAAAGACTGCGCAAGAGAAGCTGACCAAACTAGATGATCCTTCTTTAGTGCTGGTGCGCCAAGCGATAACCCAAGATATGGAACAGTTAAATCAGTTACCGAAAACTGACTTAACGGCCGTTCATTTACAATTACAGCAAGCTAGAAAAAATACCGACTTATTACCGTTAAAGCAGCAAGAAACTGCAGCCACTATTGTAACTAAGCCAAATGCAGGCTTAAAACAATGGCGGCAAACCTTGCATTACTATTGGCAGCAAGCTTGGAGTAATTTATTTACTGTGCGCAGTGCGGTGCCAGAAGATTATTTTAGTTTAAGTAGTGAGCAGCAATTAATATTGCGCAGCAGCTTAAGCCAACAGTTATTATTAGCAGAGCTGGCGGCTTTAGAACAAAATGGCTCAGTTTACGCTGCGTCAATCCAGCAAGCTGCCGAGCAATTGCAGCGTTATTTTGACCCAGCTAGCGCTGAAGTCGCGCAATTACAGCAGCAGCTAGCACAGTTAGCTAGTGTTGAGGTTAATAAACCTGAGCTGAAAGCCTTACTCAGCGTGGGCCAAATGCAGCAATACCAGCAGCAGCTGGAAGAGAGCAGCTTATGA